tTAAGTTTTACATGGACAGATGGCAAGTTAAATAGCAGTAACTTGGTCATTCTGTCTGGACAAGTGGTAGAACACTTTGATCTGGAGTTCCGAATCCTATACGCACAATCAAAGCCCATCAGCTCCAAGCTCCTGTCCAACTTCAGGATCAGCAGCAAGTTTGACCACCTAGTTGACCAGAAACCACTGTCCAAGGAGCTCACATTGGGCAACCTGCTGCGACTGCGGCTGGCCAGGCTCTCAAGCACCCCCAGGAAGGCTGAGCTGGAGTGCGAGGCACCTGCCGAGGGCATGGCAGAGGTCAGGCACCGCGAGACTGAGTCCTCCACCATCAGTGAGGAAGAATGCTTCAGCAGCCCCAAGGATGAGCCGGAGAGTGGAAAGGTGACCGATGCTGCCACTCAGACAGAGCCAGGAGAGGAGATGCCAGCAAGTGTGAGGGATGCAGAGACACAAACAAGCACCACAACAGCGTGTACTGGGACCCAGACTGCAGTCGCCACCCAGGCAGCAGAGTCCCAGACGTGCGTGGTTGAATCCACGTCGGCCACCACGCAGACTGACGCAGACGAGGATGTTCTCTTTccccagggaagccagtctaaGGAAGGGTCACCAGTCTCAAGGATGTCGGTGTCGCGATCTTCCAGTTTGAGGTCTTCCTCCTCTCTGTCCTCCCAAAGCTCCGTGGCAAGCTCCATCAGCTCCCCGACTTCTGTCAGAGCCACTGACTTCGTTGCTCCTGGTCATCCCACGTACTGGGGCACCCCCCACTTGGATCTGTGCTTAAGAGACTCATTTAGAAACTTGAATAAAGAGCGGCAGTTTCACTTTGCTGGTATCAGGTCCCGGCTCAACAACATGCTGGGCATGCTCTCAAGGAGAACATTCCTTACTGAAAACTACCTCAGTTTTGATTCTGGAAATTTTACCAGAGCGTCAGTTAACTTGGTGGCTATTAGAGATATCACACTTTATCCCTCCTTTCAGTGACTGCTCAGCATTCAGAGTCTGCTGGTCTCATCTAGGCTCGTAGCAGACGTTCCCCGAGCATCCTGCTTTACAAAGTGCCTCTTGTCCTAATTGCCTTTCTTTCTCCTGACTTTTGATCATCTTGGTTTTCTATGAATTCTATAAACTGAACAttattttacatactttgttttattttatttttgccttgtaTAAACTAGGTATTGGTTTTATGGTTTTGAACACTATGGGTACAGTTTCTTTGCACGATTTTAGTATTGATATCTCTTAAAGAGAATGTTTGGGGTTCTCAGGTTAACTCAGGATGTGTTTTGCATTTTTTCAGAATTGTGTGCTCTTCTGTTTTAGAGATTCAAACCACTGGCTTTTATGATCAACATCATTTTTAGAAAAAACTGTTTCTTAGTT
This sequence is a window from Manis pentadactyla isolate mManPen7 chromosome 5, mManPen7.hap1, whole genome shotgun sequence. Protein-coding genes within it:
- the FAM83D gene encoding protein FAM83D, translated to MALCSEGLDELLAACLSPCGPPNPAELYSEARRLALEELVAGGPDALAAFLRRERLGRFLNSDEVHTILRAAERPGQEGVAAGTEDSFGSSHDCSSGTYFPEQSDLEPPLLELGWPSFYKGAYRGATRVEAHFQPSGVGAGGPYGCKDALRQQLRSAREVIAVVMDVFTDIDIFRDLQEISQQQGVAVYILLDQAVLSQFLDMCMDLKVHPEQEKLMTVRTITGNTYYARSGTKIVGKVHEKFTLIDGIRVATGAYSFTWTDGKLNSSNLVILSGQVVEHFDLEFRILYAQSKPISSKLLSNFRISSKFDHLVDQKPLSKELTLGNLLRLRLARLSSTPRKAELECEAPAEGMAEVRHRETESSTISEEECFSSPKDEPESGKVTDAATQTEPGEEMPASVRDAETQTSTTTACTGTQTAVATQAAESQTCVVESTSATTQTDADEDVLFPQGSQSKEGSPVSRMSVSRSSSLRSSSSLSSQSSVASSISSPTSVRATDFVAPGHPTYWGTPHLDLCLRDSFRNLNKERQFHFAGIRSRLNNMLGMLSRRTFLTENYLSFDSGNFTRASVNLVAIRDITLYPSFQ